A section of the Fibrobacter sp. genome encodes:
- a CDS encoding phospho-sugar mutase: MNNETLLQKAREYISSEQDSFFSSQVAELIEKQDFTELSDRFYTDLEFGTGGLRGVIGGGYNRMNPLVVRRSTQGLANYIRKAFPDKENSAVIAYDSRNFSDVFALEAALVLCANGIKTYLFTGIRPTPELSFAVRKLGASTGIVVTASHNPPEYNGYKVYWSDGAQVVSPHDKGIISEVRSVSGPIPIITKEQAIKTGILVMIDRETDEPFISMVKECSLRPELIREKGKDLKVVFTPLNGTGAVPVERALSEMGIQVTFVPEQKDPDGNFPTVKYPNPEEASAMKLALDLGKKEGADLVMGTDPDADRLGIAAPDNGVFRLISGNQLGVLLADYIFSSRKELGKMPPRPAFIKSIVTSELQSLIAKSYGAVSFDTLTGFKWIAGKIRDFETGPEKYDFVFGDEESYGFLVNKDVRDKDAVSAATMTAEMALYHKSQGRSLWDQLRRIWEKYGYFQETLISRVFKGEAGLRTMNSMMEKIRSNPPSTFAGQKVTVMKDYLDGTSFYPDENSKRRDINLPSSNVIQFILTDNSIVTARPSGTEPKIKFYASCRANPGEHIDRAMESVKGKIEAISEALNNLFE; the protein is encoded by the coding sequence ATGAATAACGAGACACTGCTTCAGAAAGCAAGGGAATATATCTCATCAGAGCAGGATTCCTTTTTCAGCTCACAAGTGGCTGAACTGATTGAAAAACAAGACTTTACAGAGCTTAGCGACCGTTTCTACACTGATCTTGAATTCGGTACCGGTGGACTCAGAGGAGTGATTGGCGGAGGATACAACCGGATGAACCCGCTGGTTGTCAGAAGGTCCACACAGGGATTGGCCAACTATATCCGGAAAGCCTTTCCAGACAAAGAAAACTCCGCTGTTATCGCCTACGATTCAAGAAATTTTTCCGATGTATTCGCTCTGGAAGCTGCGCTTGTGTTATGTGCCAACGGAATCAAAACCTATCTCTTTACCGGCATCCGCCCTACTCCTGAGTTGTCCTTTGCAGTAAGAAAACTGGGAGCATCAACCGGAATAGTGGTGACAGCCAGCCATAATCCTCCGGAATACAACGGTTATAAAGTTTACTGGAGCGACGGCGCCCAGGTGGTTTCTCCTCATGACAAGGGGATAATAAGTGAGGTGCGGTCGGTATCGGGCCCCATTCCCATTATAACAAAAGAGCAAGCCATAAAAACTGGCATTCTGGTGATGATTGACAGGGAGACCGATGAGCCTTTTATCAGCATGGTCAAGGAGTGCTCCCTCAGGCCGGAATTGATCAGAGAAAAAGGGAAAGATCTCAAAGTAGTTTTCACTCCGCTTAATGGAACAGGTGCTGTCCCGGTCGAGAGAGCGCTGAGCGAGATGGGGATACAGGTCACTTTTGTACCTGAGCAGAAAGATCCCGACGGAAATTTTCCCACGGTGAAATATCCAAATCCTGAAGAAGCCTCGGCGATGAAACTGGCACTTGATCTGGGTAAAAAAGAAGGTGCGGATCTGGTGATGGGTACCGATCCCGATGCCGACCGCCTTGGAATAGCTGCTCCTGACAATGGGGTTTTCCGCCTTATCAGCGGCAACCAGCTTGGAGTTCTCCTTGCTGACTACATCTTCAGCTCCCGTAAGGAGCTGGGAAAGATGCCCCCCAGACCGGCTTTCATAAAATCAATTGTAACATCTGAACTGCAGTCTCTCATCGCAAAGAGCTACGGCGCTGTTTCCTTTGATACGCTCACCGGGTTTAAATGGATCGCTGGAAAGATACGGGATTTTGAGACCGGGCCGGAAAAGTATGACTTCGTCTTTGGTGATGAGGAGAGTTACGGATTTCTGGTAAACAAAGACGTTCGGGATAAGGATGCAGTCTCGGCAGCCACCATGACAGCAGAGATGGCCCTTTATCACAAGAGTCAGGGAAGGAGCCTCTGGGATCAATTGAGAAGGATCTGGGAAAAGTACGGTTACTTTCAGGAAACACTCATCTCCAGGGTATTCAAGGGTGAGGCCGGGCTTCGTACGATGAACAGCATGATGGAAAAAATCCGCAGCAATCCCCCCTCGACCTTTGCCGGTCAGAAAGTTACTGTCATGAAAGATTACCTGGACGGGACCAGTTTCTATCCCGATGAGAACAGCAAACGTAGGGATATCAACCTGCCCTCGTCAAATGTAATCCAGTTTATTCTCACCGATAACAGTATTGTCACTGCCCGACCCTCCGGAACCGAACCCAAGATAAAATTCTACGCCTCCTGCAGAGCTAACCCTGGGGAGCATATTGATAGGGCAATGGAGTCGGTAA
- the panB gene encoding 3-methyl-2-oxobutanoate hydroxymethyltransferase: MKKTIEFLHSKKNKTPITMLTAYDFPSAQLEDEAGVDCVLVGDSVGTNILGYESEKEVTMDDMLHHLAAVRRGVKDAYLIVDMPFGSADDPFTAYRNAELLIDKGADCVKVEGWSEKKNVISCLAEKGIDVCAHIGYNPQIHGSKAKTFGRDKAQALELVESASVLEAAGAVLLIAEKIPDEISAIITSKLKIPVIGIGSGVSCDGQVLVLNDILGTGHHAFRHAKKYMDFRNLALQAIRNYREEVEKRIFPSEENLTHLSPEELSEIKKVI; encoded by the coding sequence ATGAAAAAGACAATTGAGTTTCTACATAGCAAAAAAAACAAAACACCGATCACCATGTTGACTGCCTACGATTTCCCGTCCGCGCAGCTTGAGGATGAAGCCGGGGTAGATTGTGTGCTTGTAGGAGACAGTGTGGGCACCAATATCCTGGGTTACGAAAGTGAAAAAGAAGTGACCATGGATGACATGCTGCATCACCTCGCTGCCGTAAGACGGGGGGTTAAGGATGCCTACCTGATAGTGGATATGCCTTTCGGGTCTGCTGATGATCCCTTTACTGCGTACAGAAATGCAGAGCTACTGATCGATAAAGGTGCTGATTGTGTTAAGGTCGAAGGGTGGAGTGAGAAGAAAAATGTGATCTCCTGCCTTGCTGAAAAGGGAATCGATGTATGTGCACATATCGGTTACAATCCTCAGATCCATGGCAGTAAAGCGAAAACATTTGGCAGGGACAAAGCTCAGGCCCTTGAACTGGTAGAGAGCGCCTCAGTACTGGAAGCAGCAGGAGCAGTGCTTCTGATTGCTGAGAAGATTCCCGATGAGATTTCTGCGATCATTACATCGAAGCTCAAAATTCCAGTGATCGGAATAGGGAGTGGAGTGTCCTGTGACGGGCAGGTACTGGTTTTAAACGATATACTTGGAACAGGTCATCATGCGTTCCGCCATGCGAAAAAATACATGGATTTCAGAAATCTGGCTTTGCAAGCAATAAGAAATTACCGGGAAGAAGTAGAAAAGAGGATCTTTCCGTCAGAAGAAAACCTTACTCATCTGTCTCCAGAAGAATTAAGTGAAATAAAGAAAGTGATCTGA
- a CDS encoding ABC transporter ATP-binding protein: MQNKDIFTAKNITCTFGHGKKMVKAVDDVSFTIADEEIVSLVGSSGCGKSVLAKIMLGLIHPASGEFLYNGQQIVNQRKHWREVQPVFQDPFSCFNQFFTIRSQLKASFGILEKKPSDKEMEDRVDQALLAVNIKPPEIEGKYPFELSGGQMQRMLLARIFILKPKVLIADEPTSMVDACVRANILDYLMKLKEELRMTIVFITHDIGLAYYVSDRLFIMYKGKIVEQGPPDDVTLSPKSEHTVQLLDDIPDIHKEWIKR; this comes from the coding sequence ATGCAGAATAAGGATATTTTTACGGCGAAAAACATTACCTGTACTTTTGGCCATGGAAAAAAGATGGTCAAAGCTGTGGATGATGTCAGTTTTACAATTGCGGATGAGGAGATAGTTTCTCTTGTTGGCAGTTCTGGCTGCGGAAAAAGTGTTCTGGCCAAAATTATGCTCGGACTTATACATCCTGCCTCAGGTGAATTCCTCTACAATGGTCAGCAGATTGTGAATCAGCGGAAGCACTGGAGGGAAGTGCAGCCTGTATTTCAGGATCCTTTCAGTTGTTTCAATCAATTCTTTACAATCCGCTCTCAACTGAAGGCATCTTTCGGAATTCTGGAAAAGAAGCCATCCGACAAGGAGATGGAGGACAGAGTCGATCAGGCCCTTCTGGCTGTGAATATCAAACCACCTGAGATCGAAGGAAAATATCCGTTTGAGCTTTCAGGTGGACAGATGCAGCGTATGCTTCTGGCAAGGATTTTCATACTCAAACCGAAGGTTCTTATTGCTGATGAACCTACAAGTATGGTGGATGCCTGTGTGAGAGCAAATATCCTTGATTATCTGATGAAACTCAAGGAGGAACTCCGGATGACCATCGTCTTTATCACACATGACATAGGTCTGGCCTATTATGTAAGTGACCGTCTTTTCATCATGTACAAAGGAAAGATAGTTGAGCAGGGTCCGCCGGACGATGTAACTCTGTCACCTAAGAGTGAACACACTGTTCAGCTCCTGGATGATATCCCTGATATACACAAGGAGTGGATCAAGAGGTAA
- a CDS encoding ABC transporter ATP-binding protein has protein sequence MLDVQSRTSESQIAQESKSTPIFEVEDLHLHYLTRFGDKIPAVSGVSFSMQKGEILGVAGESGCGKSTLVNGCMGLFIPPLNPTSGDVRVAGESLMGRTPSDIRRNVLGRKITMIPQGAFNSLNPTRKIKDFAADMIESHEMGSNKKEIYDRLKERFRLIGMDESILNSYPIQITAGMRQRSVIAISTLLNPQMVIADEPTSALDVTTQKAVIKMIFDLLDKEIFSSMIFITHELPLLRHVSDRIAIMYAGEFVEVGTTEQIIFDPRHPYTRALMGAMLSAEPGQKQKKPVAIEGAPPNLAKPIAGCRFAERCPVARKECHVNKQEIRIVGDRQVRCDYAE, from the coding sequence ATGTTAGATGTTCAAAGCAGGACCAGCGAATCGCAAATAGCACAGGAAAGTAAGTCTACGCCCATTTTCGAGGTTGAGGATCTTCATTTGCATTATCTCACCCGCTTTGGAGATAAGATACCGGCTGTGTCCGGAGTTTCTTTTTCCATGCAAAAAGGTGAGATTCTGGGTGTGGCTGGTGAATCAGGATGCGGAAAATCGACTCTGGTAAACGGATGCATGGGTCTTTTTATCCCTCCCCTCAATCCCACCAGCGGTGATGTAAGGGTAGCAGGCGAATCACTGATGGGACGTACTCCCAGTGATATCAGAAGAAACGTACTGGGAAGAAAAATCACCATGATCCCTCAGGGTGCATTTAACTCTCTCAATCCTACCCGCAAAATAAAAGACTTTGCCGCAGACATGATCGAAAGCCATGAGATGGGTTCCAATAAAAAGGAGATCTATGATCGCCTCAAGGAGCGCTTTCGCCTGATCGGGATGGATGAATCGATTCTTAATTCTTATCCGATTCAGATCACTGCAGGAATGCGTCAGAGATCTGTCATCGCGATTTCAACCCTTCTGAATCCACAGATGGTTATTGCTGATGAACCGACATCGGCACTTGATGTGACCACTCAGAAAGCAGTGATCAAAATGATATTTGACCTGCTTGATAAAGAGATCTTCTCCAGCATGATCTTTATCACTCACGAATTGCCCCTTCTGCGTCATGTTTCTGACAGAATCGCGATCATGTATGCGGGTGAGTTTGTTGAGGTCGGTACGACAGAGCAGATTATCTTTGATCCGCGCCATCCTTACACCAGGGCACTGATGGGCGCGATGCTCAGTGCTGAGCCTGGTCAAAAACAGAAAAAACCGGTCGCAATAGAAGGAGCGCCACCGAATCTGGCTAAACCGATTGCCGGTTGCCGCTTTGCAGAGCGCTGTCCTGTCGCCCGGAAAGAGTGTCATGTCAACAAGCAGGAAATACGCATCGTGGGTGATAGACAGGTGAGGTGCGACTATGCAGAATAA
- a CDS encoding ABC transporter permease, translating to MMKLLMNLLKTPAFLIGTGLFLVTIFIALFFPMIFDINTNIRVGGPYMPPSGERIFGTDHMGIDMLSLLVKGLQSSLYVGFLAGIIATITGTFLGVYAGFKGGLVDDIINMVTNLFIVIPQFVVLILVSSSMEEGRSLSLIALLIGLTTWTWSARAVRAQASSLKSRDHISLAKVNGAGTFKIVSMHILPYLLSYVFMVFIMQTASGILSEAAISMIGLGPFDTVSLGTILNQAMRNEALTDGAWWAFIPAMVLVTIIAFALYVINTSMEGVFNPRLRK from the coding sequence ATTATGAAGTTATTGATGAATCTATTGAAAACACCTGCCTTCTTAATAGGCACAGGTTTATTTCTTGTCACTATCTTTATTGCGTTGTTTTTTCCCATGATATTCGACATCAATACCAACATCAGAGTTGGTGGACCTTATATGCCACCATCCGGTGAACGTATTTTCGGCACAGATCATATGGGCATCGACATGCTGTCTCTTCTTGTCAAGGGACTCCAGTCATCTCTGTACGTTGGATTTCTTGCAGGAATTATCGCTACAATTACAGGTACATTTCTTGGGGTTTATGCCGGGTTTAAAGGCGGTCTGGTTGATGATATTATAAACATGGTCACAAACCTTTTCATTGTTATTCCTCAGTTTGTGGTTTTAATTCTTGTCAGCAGCAGTATGGAAGAGGGGCGTTCGTTGTCTCTGATAGCATTGCTTATCGGACTGACTACCTGGACCTGGAGTGCTCGTGCGGTCCGCGCACAGGCATCGAGCCTTAAGAGCCGTGACCACATCTCTCTGGCAAAGGTAAATGGCGCCGGAACATTTAAAATCGTCTCCATGCATATTCTTCCCTATCTTCTGTCCTATGTTTTCATGGTTTTTATCATGCAGACCGCTTCCGGAATTCTTTCCGAGGCAGCAATCAGCATGATCGGCCTGGGTCCGTTTGACACCGTATCACTGGGCACCATTTTAAATCAGGCCATGCGCAATGAAGCTCTTACTGATGGAGCGTGGTGGGCTTTTATACCGGCGATGGTTCTGGTAACGATTATTGCCTTCGCTTTGTATGTAATCAATACATCGATGGAAGGTGTCTTCAACCCCCGCCTGCGCAAATAG
- a CDS encoding ABC transporter permease — MLKRYPTLKYISSRAVWYFITFLAAVTINFFLPRLGTSNPVDIIMAKVGAGLDTEAAKEKEESYLKEFGLVEVDKSGSIIRDASGKPVRTSKLKQFINYISMSMRGDLGTSFLNYPKKVTEIISDALPWTLALQIPTIIFGWIIGNVLGALAAYRRGIFDKALFPAALLSSAIPFFAFGMILVYLFGIVWPIFPAIGGYAGDIIPSFSWKFFSSAAYHYVLPFLSIFLISAGGQAIGMRSMSIYELGTDYIKYAKWLGMKENKILFYMFRNAMLPQLTGLALTLGTMVGGALITEMIFSYPGLGMAVLTAIQGNDYPLIQGCTLLITICVLIANFTVDILIGFLDPRVKAGLGGK; from the coding sequence ATGCTGAAGCGATATCCAACTCTTAAATACATTTCAAGCAGGGCGGTATGGTATTTCATTACCTTCCTTGCTGCAGTAACCATCAACTTCTTTCTCCCCAGGCTCGGCACCAGTAACCCGGTGGATATTATTATGGCCAAGGTGGGAGCGGGTTTGGATACCGAAGCAGCAAAGGAAAAAGAAGAGTCATACCTTAAAGAATTCGGACTTGTTGAAGTTGATAAAAGCGGAAGCATCATTCGTGATGCTTCCGGTAAACCTGTACGTACCTCAAAACTTAAGCAGTTCATAAACTATATCAGCATGAGCATGAGGGGAGATCTTGGGACTTCATTTCTGAATTATCCCAAGAAGGTTACTGAAATCATCAGTGATGCACTTCCCTGGACTCTCGCTCTTCAGATCCCTACCATTATATTTGGATGGATAATCGGTAATGTTCTGGGAGCTCTGGCAGCTTATCGCAGGGGAATTTTCGACAAAGCGCTTTTCCCTGCTGCTCTGCTTTCCAGTGCGATACCATTTTTTGCCTTTGGAATGATCCTGGTTTATCTCTTCGGAATCGTCTGGCCCATTTTTCCTGCAATCGGGGGCTATGCCGGAGACATAATACCAAGCTTCAGCTGGAAATTTTTCTCCAGTGCGGCATATCACTACGTTCTTCCGTTCCTCTCCATTTTCCTGATCTCAGCTGGAGGCCAGGCAATCGGGATGCGCTCGATGTCAATTTACGAATTAGGAACCGATTACATAAAATACGCAAAATGGCTGGGCATGAAAGAGAATAAGATTCTCTTCTACATGTTCCGCAATGCCATGCTGCCGCAGCTTACCGGGCTGGCTTTGACTCTGGGAACGATGGTTGGCGGTGCACTCATAACTGAAATGATCTTTTCCTACCCCGGTTTAGGAATGGCTGTGCTTACAGCGATTCAGGGAAATGACTACCCACTTATTCAGGGATGTACACTGCTGATTACGATTTGTGTGTTGATTGCCAATTTTACTGTGGATATTCTGATCGGTTTCCTTGATCCACGTGTCAAAGCAGGATTGGGGGGAAAATAA
- a CDS encoding ABC transporter substrate-binding protein, whose protein sequence is MNLKSLLPFKVLLASAVFCGLLSCQSGQKNEGETGFPRSKTLYIAGFQWGDPNTFNPLNDWPAFPVGGNYNLMYEPLMNFNSLTGDIEPLLARSYEKTPDVISAVLDSRARWSDGKPLTAEDVVFTYEVGKKYPGAPTAYVWNHISNITVDNVEIEGGKAERINFTINKERNNPLVVLDFFQAVRIIPKHVLQPMLDSLGDLSAVQKDKMDKNPVVSGPYTLDSYSAEKIVLKRRDDYWGTVLHDGKLPKPQYIIHPIYKSNDHFSISLQQGNLDISSTFIPRIWQKEKNGVRTWYSKEPYFVPAAMVMLMVNHTKAPLSDKNFRKAMAHAINYADVKDLAFSQYSLDLKPGLILPFGTEEPYFSKDDTEKYGCKYDPETAKKILVDAGYKSVFKADGQLDYMLDPKGKKIPTLLIRSPAGWTDWESMVQIAVKGMRAAGIDVREGFVDASVYFNSMPTAEWDLLLHAPSVNVTPSQPWARFESVMSSRNWKPAGEKMNENQGRYNQPGTKEYNPKVDSLLRVIPTLTEQEQKVAAYQELNVIFMQDQPSLPLVYRPEQFYEFSVKSWTNFPNEQNPYTPPQIPCFGVGTKALWEIEPTAK, encoded by the coding sequence ATGAATCTGAAGAGCTTACTGCCATTTAAAGTTTTGCTCGCCAGCGCAGTTTTCTGCGGTCTTTTGTCCTGCCAATCCGGCCAGAAAAATGAAGGAGAAACCGGTTTCCCCCGCAGTAAGACCCTTTATATAGCCGGGTTCCAGTGGGGAGATCCAAACACATTCAACCCCCTTAACGACTGGCCTGCATTTCCTGTTGGCGGCAACTACAATCTGATGTATGAACCACTGATGAATTTCAATTCTCTGACTGGTGACATAGAACCTCTCCTGGCACGCTCTTATGAGAAAACCCCGGATGTGATCTCTGCGGTTCTGGATTCACGCGCTCGCTGGAGCGATGGGAAACCTCTTACAGCCGAAGATGTAGTATTCACCTATGAAGTAGGAAAGAAGTATCCAGGAGCTCCTACCGCCTATGTATGGAATCATATCTCAAACATCACAGTGGATAATGTGGAAATTGAGGGTGGAAAAGCGGAGAGGATCAATTTCACTATTAATAAGGAAAGAAACAATCCTCTTGTAGTTCTGGACTTTTTCCAGGCTGTCCGCATTATACCCAAACACGTTCTTCAGCCGATGCTCGATTCGCTTGGAGACCTCTCAGCAGTTCAGAAAGACAAAATGGATAAAAACCCGGTTGTCTCAGGACCATATACGCTGGACAGCTATTCCGCTGAGAAGATCGTTTTAAAGCGGCGCGATGATTACTGGGGAACTGTTCTTCATGATGGTAAGCTCCCAAAACCTCAGTACATCATTCACCCGATTTATAAAAGCAATGATCATTTCAGCATCTCTCTGCAGCAGGGGAATCTTGATATCTCCTCTACATTTATCCCCCGTATCTGGCAGAAAGAGAAAAACGGTGTTCGTACCTGGTACTCAAAGGAACCCTATTTTGTTCCTGCTGCGATGGTTATGCTGATGGTTAACCACACCAAGGCTCCTCTTTCAGACAAGAATTTCCGCAAGGCCATGGCACATGCCATAAACTATGCTGATGTCAAAGATCTTGCTTTTTCTCAGTACAGTCTTGATCTCAAACCCGGTCTTATTCTCCCATTTGGAACCGAGGAACCCTATTTCTCAAAAGATGATACAGAAAAGTACGGATGCAAATATGACCCTGAGACGGCAAAGAAGATCCTTGTGGATGCAGGATACAAATCGGTTTTCAAGGCTGATGGGCAGTTGGATTACATGCTCGATCCCAAGGGTAAGAAAATTCCTACTCTGCTTATCAGGTCACCTGCAGGATGGACCGACTGGGAATCTATGGTTCAGATCGCTGTCAAGGGGATGAGGGCTGCCGGAATTGATGTCCGGGAAGGTTTTGTGGATGCATCTGTTTACTTCAACAGCATGCCGACAGCCGAATGGGATCTTCTGCTCCACGCCCCGTCAGTAAATGTCACTCCCTCTCAGCCCTGGGCTCGCTTTGAATCTGTGATGTCATCGAGAAACTGGAAGCCCGCCGGAGAAAAGATGAATGAGAACCAGGGTCGCTACAATCAGCCTGGTACCAAGGAATATAATCCGAAAGTGGACAGCTTGCTGAGAGTGATTCCTACACTGACTGAACAGGAACAGAAAGTTGCCGCATATCAGGAACTGAATGTTATTTTCATGCAGGATCAACCAAGCCTTCCGCTGGTTTACAGACCTGAACAGTTCTATGAATTCAGTGTAAAAAGCTGGACAAATTTCCCGAATGAACAGAATCCTTACACACCCCCGCAGATTCCCTGCTTCGGTGTCGGGACCAAGGCACTCTGGGAAATTGAACCCACTGCGAAATAG